In Streptomyces sp. NBC_00433, a single genomic region encodes these proteins:
- a CDS encoding ABC transporter ATP-binding protein, with product MADTLTSAAAQDAESAAPAARLDHVSKAFGRPGAQQLVLDDITLDVRPGEFVCLLGASGCGKSTLLNLVAGLDEPSTGSIVTPGGRPALMFQEHALFPWLTAGKNIELTLRMRGMPREQRRPEAERLLSLVRLSGAYDKRVHELSGGMRQRVALARALAQDSQLLLMDEPFAALDAITRDVLHDELTRIWSETDLSVLFVTHNVREAVRLAQRVVLLSSRPGRINREWSIDIPQPRRIEDAAVADLSVEITEELRGEIRRHGQH from the coding sequence ATGGCCGACACTCTCACCAGTGCCGCCGCGCAGGACGCGGAAAGCGCCGCTCCCGCGGCCAGGCTCGACCATGTGTCGAAGGCGTTCGGCAGGCCCGGCGCCCAGCAGCTGGTGCTGGACGACATCACACTCGATGTGCGCCCCGGCGAGTTCGTCTGCCTCCTGGGGGCCTCGGGATGCGGCAAATCGACGCTGCTGAACCTGGTCGCCGGGCTCGACGAGCCGTCCACCGGGAGCATCGTGACTCCCGGTGGCCGGCCGGCCCTGATGTTCCAGGAGCACGCGCTCTTCCCGTGGCTGACCGCGGGCAAGAACATCGAACTGACGCTGCGGATGCGCGGGATGCCGCGCGAGCAGCGCCGCCCCGAGGCCGAGCGGCTGCTGTCGCTGGTGCGGCTGAGCGGGGCGTACGACAAGCGGGTGCACGAGCTGTCCGGCGGTATGCGGCAGCGCGTCGCGCTGGCCAGGGCGCTCGCCCAGGACAGCCAGCTGCTGCTGATGGACGAGCCGTTCGCGGCGCTGGACGCGATCACCCGGGACGTGCTGCACGACGAACTGACCCGGATCTGGTCGGAGACCGACCTGTCGGTGCTGTTCGTGACGCACAACGTGCGGGAGGCGGTACGGCTCGCGCAGCGGGTCGTGCTGCTCTCGTCGCGGCCCGGACGGATCAACCGCGAGTGGTCCATCGACATACCGCAGCCTCGCCGGATCGAGGACGCGGCCGTGGCCGACCTCTCCGTCGAGATCACCGAAGAACTGCGTGGGGAGATCCGCCGCCATGGCCAGCACTGA
- a CDS encoding ABC transporter permease yields MASTETSGAQDAAPLEKAPADAPAGERPDRHDLSGLEAGLDALDTVVVKRVPIGQVLVKKVLPPISAILLVLVVWQLAVWAKLADRTKLPSPSAVGQELADRWNAGDLFSIIWTSVSHGLLGFVAALIIGTPLGLVVARVPFVRAAIGPILSGLQSLPSVAWVPAAVIWLGLNNSTMYAVILLGAVPSIANGLVAGIDQVPPLYLRAGRTIGATGLRGAWFILLPAALPGYVAGLKQGWAFSWRSLMAAELIASSPDLGVGLGRYLENMREGSDMAGVFLGILLILFVGIAIDLLIFSPLERWVLRSRGLTARSQ; encoded by the coding sequence ATGGCCAGCACTGAGACGTCGGGGGCGCAGGACGCCGCGCCCCTGGAGAAGGCGCCCGCGGACGCCCCCGCGGGCGAGCGGCCCGACCGGCACGACCTGTCGGGCCTTGAGGCGGGCCTCGACGCGCTGGACACCGTCGTCGTCAAGCGCGTCCCGATCGGGCAGGTGCTGGTCAAGAAGGTGCTGCCGCCGATCAGCGCGATCCTGCTGGTCCTCGTGGTGTGGCAGCTTGCGGTCTGGGCCAAGCTCGCCGACCGGACGAAGCTGCCCAGCCCCTCGGCGGTCGGCCAGGAGCTGGCCGACCGGTGGAATGCCGGCGACCTGTTCTCGATCATCTGGACCAGCGTGTCGCACGGCCTGCTGGGCTTCGTCGCCGCCCTGATCATCGGCACCCCGCTGGGCCTGGTGGTGGCCAGGGTGCCGTTCGTACGGGCCGCGATCGGGCCGATCCTGTCCGGTCTGCAGTCGCTGCCCTCGGTGGCGTGGGTGCCGGCCGCGGTGATCTGGCTCGGCCTGAACAATTCCACGATGTACGCCGTCATCCTGCTCGGCGCGGTGCCGTCGATCGCCAACGGCCTGGTGGCCGGCATCGACCAGGTGCCGCCGCTGTATCTGCGGGCCGGCCGCACCATCGGCGCCACCGGGCTGCGCGGGGCGTGGTTCATCCTGCTGCCCGCCGCGCTGCCCGGCTACGTGGCGGGCCTGAAACAGGGCTGGGCCTTCTCCTGGCGCTCGCTGATGGCCGCCGAGCTGATCGCGTCCTCGCCCGACCTGGGTGTGGGGCTCGGCCGCTACCTGGAGAACATGCGGGAGGGCTCCGACATGGCCGGCGTCTTCCTGGGCATCCTGCTGATCCTCTTCGTCGGTATCGCCATCGACCTGCTGATCTTCAGCCCGCTGGAGCGCTGGGTGCTGCGCTCCCGCGGACTGACCGCGCGGAGCCAGTGA
- a CDS encoding sirohydrochlorin chelatase: MSAPPLLVIAHGSRDPRHAATVRALTRRVAAARPGLRVDTAFLDFNAPSVPQAVSRLAADGVTDAVALPLLLTRAFHAKTDIPAVLRESAAALPRLRLRTADVLGPSPLLTAALERRLSEAGLRPGDRPSTGVVLASAGSTDPEAGAVIAEIAREWRHTGWCAVRPAFASASLPRTEDAVRALRAEGVRRIAVAPYVIAPGFLPDRIARGAREAGADLLAPVLGAAPEVAGLLLRRYDEALRPAARRLLSA; this comes from the coding sequence CTGTCCGCGCCCCCGCTGCTCGTCATCGCGCACGGCTCCCGCGACCCGCGGCACGCCGCGACCGTGCGGGCGCTGACGCGGCGGGTGGCGGCGGCCAGGCCGGGGCTGCGGGTCGACACCGCCTTCCTGGACTTCAACGCGCCCTCGGTGCCGCAGGCCGTCAGCCGGCTCGCGGCCGACGGCGTCACGGACGCGGTGGCGCTGCCGCTGCTGCTGACCCGGGCCTTCCACGCCAAGACCGACATCCCCGCGGTGCTGCGCGAGTCCGCCGCGGCGCTGCCCCGGCTGCGGCTGCGCACCGCGGACGTCCTGGGTCCCTCCCCCCTGCTGACGGCCGCGCTGGAGCGCCGGCTGTCCGAGGCCGGGCTGCGGCCCGGTGACCGCCCGTCGACCGGCGTCGTGCTGGCCTCGGCGGGCTCCACCGATCCGGAGGCGGGCGCGGTGATCGCAGAAATCGCGCGGGAGTGGCGGCACACCGGTTGGTGCGCCGTGCGGCCCGCGTTCGCCTCCGCGTCCCTGCCCCGCACCGAGGACGCCGTCAGGGCGCTGCGCGCCGAAGGGGTGCGGCGGATCGCCGTGGCACCGTACGTGATCGCGCCCGGTTTCCTGCCCGACCGGATCGCCCGCGGCGCCCGCGAGGCGGGCGCGGACCTGCTGGCGCCGGTGCTCGGCGCGGCCCCCGAGGTGGCCGGGCTGCTGCTGCGCCGCTACGACGAGGCGCTGCGGCCGGCCGCCCGCCGGCTGCTGTCCGCCTGA
- a CDS encoding MMPL family transporter, giving the protein MGIAASMGSWSARHRWAAVGGWLLFVILAVFVGQSAGRVDVDEDRSMPGEVSQAATINDDAGLKPPASEMVLVQAKGAGSATDPGFRTVVGEVMSAVRSTGGVTAVTSPYDTKSVSADGRSALVRFDMLGDQETAADRVDPVMAVVERVQAKHPDLRIEEFGDASAEKVLNDAFGSDFQTAEFSAVPLALGILLIAFGALVAALLPVALAMTAFVAAGGVVAVVSHLVPMSDTANSVMLLVGLAVGVDYCLFYLRREREERAAGHDADTALRIAAATSGRAILISGVTVIVAMAGMLFTGIGDFKAMGVATMIVVAIAMFGSVTVLPALLSLLGHRVEKGRIPFLNRRRRRQQAAGRPAAPGNSRFWRSVLGPVLRHPRAATVVAGGALLALALPAFGMKTANLSMQQELGDGLPIIQTYDHINTAFPGGPDPAHVVVKAGDIDSPAVKEAIAAFRAEAVSSGASKGPVTVTVHSAQDIATIDVPLEGGSDRAKAEADVKLLRDQVRPDTLLKVAGVQAPVTGETAGSMDFTHKITSSVPPVFAFVTVFAFLLMLLSFRSLTIALTSIVLNLLSVGAAYGILTAVFQHGWGASLVGAHGTGAVVAWLPLFLFVILFGLSMDYHVFVVSRIREARMRGLATKGAIEHGITTTAGVVTSAAVIMVAVFAIFGTLSMQSMKQMGVGLAFAVLIDATVIRGVLLPAVMTLLGDRNWYLPRWMHRMPDLTHDESALPQPPAAAPHPVEQLPDRV; this is encoded by the coding sequence ATGGGCATCGCGGCATCGATGGGCAGTTGGAGCGCCCGCCACCGGTGGGCCGCGGTGGGCGGGTGGCTGCTCTTCGTCATCCTCGCGGTCTTCGTCGGCCAGTCGGCCGGGCGGGTCGACGTCGACGAGGACCGGTCGATGCCCGGCGAGGTCAGCCAGGCCGCCACGATCAACGACGACGCGGGGCTCAAGCCCCCGGCGAGCGAGATGGTGCTCGTCCAGGCCAAGGGCGCGGGCAGCGCCACCGACCCGGGCTTCCGTACCGTGGTCGGCGAGGTGATGAGCGCGGTCAGGTCCACCGGCGGGGTCACCGCGGTCACCTCGCCCTACGACACCAAGTCGGTCTCCGCCGACGGGCGTTCCGCGCTGGTGCGGTTCGACATGCTCGGCGACCAGGAGACCGCCGCCGACCGGGTCGACCCGGTGATGGCCGTGGTCGAGCGGGTCCAGGCGAAGCACCCCGACCTGCGGATCGAGGAGTTCGGCGACGCCAGCGCGGAGAAGGTGCTCAACGACGCCTTCGGCAGCGACTTCCAGACCGCGGAGTTCTCCGCGGTGCCGCTGGCGCTCGGCATCCTGCTGATCGCCTTCGGCGCTCTGGTCGCGGCGCTGCTGCCGGTGGCGCTGGCGATGACCGCCTTCGTCGCGGCCGGCGGCGTGGTGGCGGTGGTCAGCCACCTGGTGCCGATGAGCGACACCGCCAACTCGGTGATGCTGCTGGTCGGCCTCGCGGTCGGCGTCGACTACTGCCTGTTCTACCTGCGCAGGGAGCGCGAGGAGCGGGCCGCGGGGCACGACGCGGACACCGCGCTGCGGATCGCCGCCGCCACCTCGGGCCGGGCGATCCTGATCTCCGGCGTCACCGTGATCGTGGCCATGGCGGGCATGCTCTTCACCGGCATCGGCGACTTCAAGGCCATGGGTGTGGCCACGATGATCGTGGTCGCCATCGCGATGTTCGGCTCGGTCACCGTGCTGCCCGCGCTGCTGTCGCTGCTCGGCCACCGGGTCGAGAAGGGCCGCATCCCGTTCCTGAACCGGCGGCGCAGGCGGCAGCAGGCCGCCGGCCGTCCCGCGGCGCCCGGCAACAGCCGCTTCTGGCGGTCCGTGCTCGGCCCGGTGCTGCGCCACCCCAGGGCGGCCACCGTCGTCGCCGGCGGCGCGCTGCTGGCGCTGGCACTGCCCGCCTTCGGCATGAAGACCGCGAATCTGTCGATGCAGCAGGAACTGGGCGACGGCCTGCCGATCATCCAGACCTACGACCACATCAACACCGCCTTCCCCGGCGGCCCCGACCCCGCCCACGTGGTGGTCAAGGCCGGCGACATCGACTCCCCCGCGGTCAAGGAGGCCATCGCCGCCTTCCGCGCCGAGGCGGTCTCCTCCGGCGCCAGCAAGGGCCCGGTGACCGTCACCGTGCACAGCGCGCAGGACATCGCCACGATCGACGTACCGCTGGAGGGCGGCAGCGACCGCGCCAAGGCCGAGGCCGACGTGAAGCTGCTGCGCGACCAGGTGCGCCCCGACACGCTCCTGAAGGTGGCGGGTGTGCAGGCGCCGGTCACCGGTGAGACGGCCGGGTCGATGGACTTCACCCACAAGATCACCAGCAGTGTGCCGCCGGTCTTCGCCTTCGTGACCGTCTTCGCCTTCCTGCTGATGCTGCTGTCCTTCAGGTCGCTGACCATCGCGCTGACCTCGATCGTGCTGAACCTGCTGTCGGTGGGCGCCGCCTACGGCATCCTCACCGCGGTCTTCCAGCACGGCTGGGGCGCGTCGCTGGTGGGCGCGCACGGCACCGGCGCGGTGGTGGCCTGGCTGCCGCTGTTCCTCTTCGTGATCCTCTTCGGGCTGAGCATGGACTACCACGTCTTCGTGGTCTCCCGGATCCGCGAGGCCAGGATGCGCGGGCTCGCCACCAAGGGCGCCATCGAGCACGGCATCACCACCACCGCGGGCGTCGTCACCAGCGCCGCCGTGATCATGGTCGCCGTCTTCGCGATCTTCGGCACCCTGTCGATGCAGAGCATGAAGCAGATGGGGGTCGGCCTGGCCTTCGCGGTGCTCATCGACGCCACCGTGATCCGCGGGGTGCTGCTGCCCGCGGTGATGACCCTGCTCGGCGACCGGAACTGGTACCTGCCGCGCTGGATGCACCGGATGCCCGACCTCACCCACGACGAGTCGGCCCTGCCACAGCCGCCGGCCGCCGCGCCGCACCCGGTGGAGCAGTTGCCCGACCGCGTCTGA
- a CDS encoding sigma-70 family RNA polymerase sigma factor, with protein sequence MTVRESSASGTTVTGADEVERGLEQHRVELTGYCYRMLGSAFEAEDAVQETLVRAWRAADRFEGRSSLRSWLYRIATNVCMDSLNAGKRRARPMDLSPASHADAVLPDPTSDGMWVEPAPDGRVVPEGGDPADVVVSRETVRLAFVAALQHLPPRQRAVLILREVLAWKASETAELLETTVASVNSALQRARATLAEAGASADTAMRDTALDEERESLLARYVDAFERYDLASLTTLLHEDAVLNMPPYPMWVTGHDDIRDFMATIGAGCAGSHLVPVGASGLPGFAQYRPTPEGGFLAFALQVIETSGGRISTMTSFHDAARLFPLFGLPLELPAEPGELHQHAQSG encoded by the coding sequence ATGACCGTACGGGAGAGCAGCGCGAGCGGAACGACGGTGACGGGTGCCGACGAGGTCGAGCGCGGCCTTGAGCAGCACCGGGTGGAGCTGACCGGCTATTGCTATCGGATGCTCGGCTCCGCCTTCGAGGCGGAGGACGCGGTGCAGGAGACGCTGGTGCGGGCCTGGCGGGCCGCCGACCGGTTCGAGGGCCGCTCCTCCCTGCGGTCGTGGCTGTACCGCATCGCGACCAACGTGTGCATGGACAGCCTCAATGCCGGCAAGCGCCGGGCCAGGCCGATGGACCTCTCCCCCGCGTCGCACGCCGACGCGGTGCTGCCCGACCCGACGTCGGACGGGATGTGGGTGGAGCCCGCCCCCGACGGCCGGGTGGTGCCCGAGGGCGGCGACCCGGCCGACGTGGTGGTCTCCCGGGAGACCGTCAGGCTCGCCTTCGTCGCCGCGTTGCAGCATCTGCCGCCGCGTCAGCGGGCGGTGCTGATCCTGCGCGAGGTGCTGGCCTGGAAGGCCAGCGAGACCGCGGAGCTGCTGGAGACGACCGTGGCGTCGGTGAACAGCGCGCTGCAGCGGGCCAGGGCCACCCTGGCGGAGGCCGGCGCGTCGGCCGACACCGCGATGCGCGACACGGCGCTGGACGAGGAGCGGGAGTCGCTGCTCGCCCGCTATGTCGACGCCTTCGAGCGGTACGACCTGGCGTCGCTGACCACCCTGCTGCACGAGGACGCGGTGCTCAACATGCCGCCTTATCCGATGTGGGTGACCGGTCACGACGACATACGGGACTTCATGGCGACCATCGGCGCCGGCTGCGCGGGGTCGCACCTGGTGCCGGTCGGGGCGAGCGGGCTGCCGGGCTTCGCGCAGTACCGCCCGACACCCGAGGGCGGTTTCCTGGCGTTCGCCCTCCAGGTGATCGAGACCTCCGGCGGCCGGATCAGCACGATGACGTCATTCCACGACGCTGCCCGGCTCTTCCCGCTCTTCGGGCTCCCACTCGAACTCCCCGCCGAGCCCGGAGAGTTGCACCAGCATGCGCAGTCCGGGTGA